A section of the Kluyveromyces lactis strain NRRL Y-1140 chromosome F complete sequence genome encodes:
- the NCR1 gene encoding sphingolipid transporter (similar to uniprot|Q12200 Saccharomyces cerevisiae YPL006W NCR1 Vacuolar membrane protein that transits through the biosynthetic vacuolar protein sorting pathway involved in sphingolipid metabolism glycoprotein homologous to human Niemann Pick C1 (NPC) protein): MWYQWIYVAVALLIHTCYAQESCAMYGNCGKKGVFGASLPCPVDADFEPPVIDQGDVQFLVDICGEEWRDNERLCCTREQMEALKENLNKAESIIASCPACKKNFNTIFCHFTCSPNQRQFIDIISTDESSDGREIVSELNFFLNSSWASSFYDSCKNVKFSATNGYAMDLIGGGASDYSEFMKFLGDKKPALGGSPFQINYEYETSSDEYSLFDENVFACSDPKYKCACADCSNSCPTLAPIKKGRCMVAGIPCTSFALLVLYALAFLAIGGWHIIIFRRRKIKSTNIVEGSEPLLDNGNAANSDIDDGLFVEYATERNAMNDKISDVLSNTVAACIKNPITVLSYSAIFITILLIALIVFGDLETDPVNLWVNPSSPKFKEKTHFDANFGPFYRTEQVFIVNDTGPVLSYENLKWWFETENLITENLLSTENISYQDLCFRPTEDSTCVIESVTQYFQGILPDESSWKQQLESCTDSPVNCLPSFQQPLKTNVLFSDENVFESNAFVVTLLLSNHTESAKLWEEKLEQYLLSLSIPDGLRISFNTEMSLEKELNSSSDIIVVSASYLIMFFYASWALKRRTGGSRYLLGCAGVLIVFSSVIASSGLLSIFGIKSTLILAEVIPFLILAIGIDNIFLITHEFDRVNSHYSSSTIQEKIVLSIGKISPSILFSFLCQGGCFLLATMVEMPAVRNFAICAAVALCFNVVLQLTSYVCILHFYEKYYDAANVEELTDDNEEEGVLNRTFLSLLDKKRKVLGVFFSWFIISLVFLPSIKFGLDQTMAVPQNSYLVNYFQDVYEYLNVGPPVYFVVKNLDLRIKSAQKKICGKFTECDDYSLGNVLELERLRSSIVEPLANWYDDYMMFLNPELDQCCRLKKGSEEICPPHFPPRRCETCYKDGEWDYDMSGFPEGDEFMKYFDIWINAPSDPCPLGGKSPYSSAIVYNDSNIITSTFRTGHSPLRSQEDYINAYKDAQRIVDELNDLDVYAYSPFYIFFVQYSTIVSLTAKLITASILLIFFVSWLLLGSAMTSLILSGIVTMIIVDILAMMYFFGIRLNAVSLVNLLICVGLAVEFCIHITRAFTIVPVGVKKDRNSRVIYAMTTIGGSVLKGITMTKIIGISVLALTQSKIFQVFYFRMWASLIFVASLHALIFLPVLLSMIGGKCFIESKSNIAIAE; encoded by the coding sequence ATGTGGTACCAATGGATTTATGTGGCAGTCGCACTGTTAATACATACATGCTATGCACAGGAATCGTGCGCGATGTATGGGAATTGTGGTAAGAAGGGCGTCTTTGGTGCGTCTTTACCATGTCCCGTGGATGCAGACTTTGAACCTCCAGTAATTGATCAAGGCGATGTACAGTTTCTTGTGGATATATGTGGGGAGGAATGGCGAGACAATGAAAGGTTATGTTGTACCAGAGAACAAATggaagctttgaaagaaaacttgaaTAAAGCAGAAAGCATAATCGCTTCCTGTCCAGCTTGTAAGAAGAATTTCAACACAATTTTCTGTCACTTCACTTGTTCTCCTAACCAAAGGCAGTTTATTGATATAATTAGTACAGATGAATCGAGTGATGGTagagaaattgtttctgagttgaatttctttttgaactCTTCATGGGCATCATCATTTTATGATTCTTGTAAGAACGTAAAATTTTCAGCTACGAATGGTTATGCTATGGATTTGATAGGAGGTGGTGCGTCAGATTATTCTGAATTTATGAAATTTTTAGGAGACAAAAAGCCTGCGTTAGGGGGTTCTCCATTTCAAATAAACTATGAATATGAGACAAGTTCAGATGAGTACTCATTGTTTGACGAAAACGTTTTCGCCTGTAGCGATCCAAAGTACAAGTGTGCATGTGCTGATTGCTCAAACTCATGTCCAACTCTTGCTCCAATCAAAAAAGGGCGTTGCATGGTAGCTGGTATACCATGCACTTCCTTTGCCCTTTTGGTTTTGTATGCGTTAGCTTTCCTTGCGATTGGAGGTTGGcatattatcattttcagACGTCGAAAGATTAAGTCCACTAACATTGTGGAGGGTAGTGAACCTTTGCTGGATAATGGTAACGCTGCCAATTCAGATATTGATGATGGCCTATTCGTAGAATATGCCACCGAAAGAAACGCTATGAATGATAAAATCTCGGACGTTCTTTCGAACACTGTGGCCGCCTGCATCAAAAATCCTATTACCGTGTTATCTTACTCGGCTATTTTTATTacaattcttttgatagCCTTAATAGTATTTGGTGATTTGGAAACGGATCCTGTGAATCTTTGGGTCAATCCAAGCTCCCcgaaattcaaagaaaaaacacACTTTGATGCTAATTTCGGTCCGTTCTATAGGACCGAACAGGTTTTCATCGTCAATGATACCGGTCCTGTTTTGAGCTATGAGAACCTAAAATGGTGgtttgaaactgaaaacCTAATCACGGAAAACCTCTTGTCCACTGAAAATATCAGCTATCAAGATTTATGCTTCAGACCGACAGAAGACTCAACCTGCGTTATCGAATCTGTCACCCAATACTTCCAAGGTATCTTGCCTGATGAATCCTCTTGGAAGCAACAACTAGAATCATGTACAGATTCCCCCGTGAATTGTTTGCCTTCATTCCAGCAACCTTTGAAAACGaatgttcttttcagcGATGAGAATGTATTCGAATCGAACGCTTTTGTCGTTACATTGTTATTGTCCAATCATACAGAATCGGCAAAATTATGGGAAGAAAAGTTAGAACAGTATCTTCTATCATTGTCTATTCCTGATGGGCTACGAATCAGCTTCAATACCGAAATGTCATTAGAAAAGGAGTTGAATAGTAGTAGTGACATTATTGTTGTTTCTGCATCGTATTTGATCATGTTCTTCTATGCTTCTTGGGCTTTAAAAAGACGAACCGGCGGTTCTCGGTATCTGTTAGGCTGCGCAGGAGTTCTTATCGTTTTTTCTTCGGTGATTGCGTCCTCGGGACTTTTAAGTATTTTTGGAATCAAATCTACTTTGATTCTAGCAGAGGTTATTCCATTCTTAATATTAGCGATTGGTATCGACAATATCTTTCTAATTACTCATGAATTTGACAGAGTGAACTCGCACTATTCTTCCAGTAcaatccaagaaaaaattgttctttcGATCGGCAAAATATCACCGTCGAtcttgttttcttttctatgTCAAGGTGGATGCTTTTTATTAGCTACAATGGTAGAAATGCCAGCTGTGCGTAATTTTGCAATCTGTGCTGCGGTCGCTCTTTGCTTTAACGTCGTTTTACAGTTGACAAGTTACGTTTGCATCCTACACTTCTACGAAAAATATTATGATGCAGCCAACGTTGAAGAACTTACGGAcgataatgaagaagaagggGTACTTAATAGGACATTCTTATCTTTGCTCGATAAGAAAAGGAAGGTTCTCGGagtttttttctcttgGTTTATCATATCTTTAGTATTTCTGCCTTCTATCAAGTTTGGATTGGACCAAACTATGGCAGTTCCGCAAAATTCGTACTTGGTCAATTACTTCCAAGATGTCTATGAATACTTGAATGTTGGACCCCCTGTATATTTTGTTGTGAAGAATCTCGATCTAAGAATTAAATCTGcacaaaagaagatatgTGGTAAATTTACTGAATGTGATGATTATTCCCTAGGTAATGTTTTAGAACTAGAAAGGCTAAGATCTTCTATTGTTGAACCTTTAGCTAATTGGTACGACGACTATATGATGTTCTTAAATCCAGAACTTGACCAATGTTGCCGTTTGAAGAAAGGAAGTGAAGAAATCTGTCCACCTCACTTTCCTCCTCGTAGGTGTGAAACCTGCTATAAGGATGGAGAATGGGATTACGATATGAGTGGATTCCCAGAAGGGGATGAGTTCATGAAGTACTTCGACATATGGATAAATGCTCCGAGTGATCCTTGTCCTTTGGGAGGCAAATCGCCATATTCCTCAGCAATTGTCTAtaatgattcaaatatcATTACTTCAACCTTCAGAACTGGACATAGTCCGTTAAGATCACAAGAGGATTACATCAATGCATACAAAGATGCTCAaagaattgttgatgaacTAAATGATTTGGATGTGTATGCTTACTCACCTTTCTACATCTTCTTTGTACAATATTCAACAATCGTCTCGTTAACAGCAAAGTTGATAACGGCTTCaattttgttgatattctttGTTTCCTGGTTACTACTTGGGTCTGCGATGACTTCTCTCATTCTTTCTGGAATAGTCACCATGATCATTGTAGACATTTTAGCTATGATGTACTTTTTCGGAATCAGGTTGAATGCGGTGTCGTTGGTTAATCTTTTAATTTGTGTAGGCTTAGCAGTTGAATTCTGCATTCATATTACTCGAGCTTTTACTATCGTTCCAGTAGGAGTTAAAAAGGACAGAAACTCTCGTGTTATTTATGCAATGACAACTATTGGGGGTTCTGTTTTGAAGGGTATTACCATGACAAAAATCATTGGTATCTCTGTTTTAGCTCTAACCcaatcaaaaatttttcaagtgTTTTATTTCAGAATGTGGGCATCGTTAATCTTTGTAGCATCGCTCCACGCTCTCATCTTTTTACCGGTTTTACTATCCATGATTGGTGGAAAGTGTTTTATCGAAAGCAAATCCAATATTGCAATAGCAGAGTAA